One genomic window of Comamonas serinivorans includes the following:
- a CDS encoding carboxyl transferase domain-containing protein, which produces MSKLSSQINPRSADFQANAQQMRQLVEELRERLAEVQQGGGQAARDKHTARGKLLPRDRVQMLLDPGTPFLEIAPLAALNMYDNAAPGSGLIAGIGRVSGVDCMIVCNDATVKGGTYYPITVKKHLRAQEIAEQNHLPCIYLVDSGGANLPNQDEVFPDREHFGRIFYNQANLSARGIAQIAVVMGSCTAGGAYVPAMSDESIIVANQGTIFLGGPPLVKAATGEVVSAEDLGGGDVHTRLSGVADHLAQNDLHALQLARQAVANLNRPRTQAGDYRDAQTQAPQPPAHDASELYGVVPTDSRKPFDVREIIARIVDGSEMHEFKARFGATLVCGFAHIEGMPVGIIANNGILFSESAQKGAHFIELCCQRKVPLVFLQNITGFMVGRKYENEGIARHGAKLVTAVATANVPKFTVIIGGSFGAGNYGMCGRAYSPRFLWMWPNARISVMGGEQAASVLATVKRDGIEAKGGSWSADEEEAFKAPIRAQYDVQGNPYYATARLWDDGIIDPVDTRRVLALGLAAAAHAPIPEPRFGVFRM; this is translated from the coding sequence ATGAGCAAGCTTTCGTCACAGATCAACCCGCGCTCGGCCGACTTCCAGGCCAACGCGCAGCAGATGCGCCAACTGGTCGAGGAGCTGCGCGAGCGCCTGGCCGAGGTCCAGCAGGGCGGCGGCCAGGCCGCGCGCGACAAGCACACGGCGCGCGGCAAGCTGCTGCCCCGTGACCGGGTGCAGATGCTGCTCGACCCCGGCACGCCGTTCCTCGAGATCGCCCCGCTGGCCGCGCTGAACATGTACGACAACGCGGCGCCGGGCTCGGGCCTGATCGCCGGCATCGGCCGGGTCAGCGGCGTCGATTGCATGATCGTCTGCAACGACGCCACGGTGAAGGGCGGCACCTACTACCCCATCACCGTCAAAAAGCACCTGCGCGCGCAGGAGATCGCCGAGCAGAACCACCTGCCCTGCATCTACCTGGTTGATTCGGGCGGGGCCAACCTGCCCAACCAGGACGAGGTCTTCCCCGACCGCGAGCACTTCGGCCGCATCTTCTACAACCAGGCCAACCTCAGCGCGCGCGGCATCGCGCAGATCGCCGTGGTCATGGGCTCGTGCACGGCTGGCGGCGCCTACGTGCCGGCCATGAGCGACGAGTCCATCATCGTGGCCAACCAGGGCACCATCTTCCTGGGCGGCCCGCCGCTGGTGAAGGCGGCCACCGGCGAGGTGGTCAGCGCCGAGGACCTGGGCGGCGGCGACGTGCACACGCGGCTGTCCGGCGTGGCCGACCACCTGGCGCAGAACGACCTGCACGCCCTGCAGCTCGCGCGCCAGGCCGTGGCCAACCTCAACCGCCCGCGCACGCAAGCCGGCGACTACCGCGACGCGCAAACCCAGGCCCCGCAGCCGCCGGCCCATGACGCGAGCGAGCTGTACGGCGTGGTGCCCACCGATTCGCGCAAGCCCTTCGACGTGCGGGAAATCATCGCGCGCATCGTCGACGGCAGCGAGATGCACGAGTTCAAGGCCCGCTTCGGCGCCACGCTGGTGTGCGGCTTCGCCCACATCGAGGGCATGCCCGTGGGCATCATCGCGAACAACGGCATCTTGTTTTCAGAGAGCGCGCAAAAGGGCGCGCACTTCATCGAGCTGTGCTGCCAGCGCAAGGTGCCGCTGGTGTTCCTGCAGAACATCACCGGCTTCATGGTGGGCCGCAAGTACGAGAACGAGGGCATTGCCCGCCACGGCGCCAAGCTGGTGACGGCCGTGGCCACGGCCAACGTGCCCAAGTTCACCGTCATCATCGGCGGCAGCTTTGGCGCCGGCAACTACGGCATGTGTGGCCGGGCCTACAGCCCGCGCTTCCTGTGGATGTGGCCCAACGCGCGCATCAGCGTCATGGGCGGCGAGCAGGCCGCCAGCGTGCTCGCCACCGTCAAGCGCGATGGCATCGAGGCCAAGGGCGGCAGCTGGTCGGCCGATGAGGAGGAGGCCTTCAAGGCCCCCATCCGCGCGCAGTACGACGTGCAGGGCAACCCCTATTACGCCACCGCCCGCCTGTGGGATGACGGCATCATCGACCCGGTGGACACGCGCCGCGTGCTGGCGCTGGGCCTGGCCGCGGCCGCGCATGCGCCGATTCCCGAGCCGCGCTTCGGCGTCTTCCGCATGTGA